The following proteins come from a genomic window of Campylobacter coli 76339:
- a CDS encoding Adenylosuccinate synthetase codes for MSKADIIVGIQWGDEGKGKVVDKLCENYDYVCRSAGGHNAGHTIWVNGVRYALHLMPSGVLHPRCINVIGNGVVVSPEVLIAEMAQFENLKGRLYISDRAHLNLKHHSLIDIAKEKLKGKDAIGTTGKGIGPSYADKINRTGHRVGELLDPQRLHNALMKDFEANKNYLEFLGIEIPNSDELLSDLKRFSEILTPFITDTTRMLWKALDEDKKVLLEGAQGSMLDIDHGTYPYVTSSSTISAGALTGLGLNPKEVGSIIGIVKAYTTRVGNGAFPTEDKGESGEKIAQIGKEIGVSTGRKRRCGWFDAIAVKYTARLNGLDALSLMKLDVLDGFEKVKICRAYEYKGMEIDYIPSDLENVKPIYEEMDGWDKVFGIKDYDLLPENAKKYIARLEELCGVKIKYISTSPERDDTIIL; via the coding sequence ATGAGTAAAGCAGATATTATTGTTGGAATTCAATGGGGTGACGAAGGTAAAGGTAAGGTAGTAGATAAATTATGTGAAAATTATGACTATGTGTGTCGCAGTGCAGGAGGGCATAATGCAGGACATACTATTTGGGTAAATGGTGTAAGATACGCACTTCATCTTATGCCAAGTGGTGTTTTGCACCCAAGGTGTATCAATGTGATTGGCAATGGGGTTGTGGTATCTCCTGAAGTTTTAATCGCTGAAATGGCTCAATTTGAAAATTTAAAAGGTAGATTGTATATTAGTGATAGAGCGCATTTGAATTTAAAACACCATTCTTTGATAGATATTGCCAAAGAAAAACTCAAAGGTAAGGATGCTATAGGTACAACAGGCAAAGGTATAGGGCCTTCTTATGCAGATAAAATTAATCGCACTGGACATAGAGTAGGAGAACTTTTAGATCCTCAAAGACTTCACAATGCTTTAATGAAAGATTTTGAAGCAAATAAAAATTATTTAGAATTTTTAGGGATTGAAATTCCAAATTCAGATGAATTGCTTAGTGATTTAAAACGCTTTAGTGAGATTTTAACTCCGTTTATAACAGATACTACAAGAATGCTTTGGAAAGCTTTGGATGAAGATAAAAAAGTACTTTTAGAAGGAGCGCAAGGCTCTATGCTTGATATAGATCATGGAACTTATCCTTATGTAACAAGCTCAAGTACAATTTCAGCAGGTGCTCTAACAGGTCTTGGCTTAAATCCTAAAGAAGTAGGTTCTATCATAGGTATAGTAAAAGCTTATACCACGCGCGTTGGAAATGGAGCTTTTCCTACTGAAGATAAGGGTGAGAGTGGAGAAAAAATAGCTCAAATAGGTAAAGAAATAGGCGTAAGCACAGGACGCAAAAGGCGCTGCGGTTGGTTTGATGCTATTGCGGTAAAATATACTGCAAGACTAAACGGCTTAGATGCTTTATCTTTAATGAAGCTTGATGTTTTAGATGGTTTTGAAAAGGTAAAAATTTGCCGTGCTTATGAGTATAAGGGCATGGAAATTGATTATATTCCAAGTGATTTAGAAAATGTTAAGCCTATTTATGAAGAAATGGATGGATGGGATAAGGTTTTTGGTATAAAAGATTATGATTTATTGCCTGAAAATGCTAAAAAATATATCGCAAGGTTAGAAGAACTTTGCGGTGTGAAAATAAAATACATTTCAACAAGCCCTGAAAGAGACGATACTATCATTTTATGA
- a CDS encoding Proline dehydrogenase (Proline oxidase) / Delta-1-pyrroline-5-carboxylate dehydrogenase, translated as MIQKSLALAEELQGKIEANISNSEKEFHAKMQKLLNNPENKVMLIELLDRSFRCKDKRASFELIEHTLNKYGIADFFSAFEKFLLFSFLNFGKFAPNLSVPFFVKHLREDTKAMVLDANPSVLEPHMRKRKDQDNITLNVNLIGEEVLGEAESKYRIQKYEEALKSSYITYISIKITTIFSQINIIDFEYSKDEVVKRLDHLYALALEEEKKQGVSKFINLDMEEFRDLELTVAAFMESVSKFDIKAGIVLQAYIPDSYEYLKKLFAFSKERVLKGMKPIKIRFVKGANMESEETIASQRGWELPTFYKKIDTDSNYNKMLDFVLEGDNYKYINVGIASHNIFEIAYAYTRISEAGALDSFTFEMLEGMSLQCSYELSKMHDLILYAPVCDEAHFNNAIAYLVRRLDENTSEDNFMRYFFNLKVGDNNWNVQKELFLKSLEGIKTLDNSTHRTQDRNKAPNIVSAYESGVFNNESDTDFILPQNRAWAKVIRAKYENLENYDVMPVIGDLEFDKNTLNVLEVKDKIKDRVIGKAYLAGENEIKKALEVAKNSNFKNTSFDEIHAILAKAANLMRERRGDLIGLAALEVGKTFLEIDPEVSEAIDFTEFYPHSLKVLREQNKNTQFSPKGIGVTIAPWNFPIGISVGTIAAPLAAGNVVIYKPSSLSTLTGYMLCKCFWDAGISKDALIFLPSKGSDISKYLLVDEAVKFSILTGGEDTAYAMLKANPTLLLSAETGGKNATIVSKFADRDSAIKNIIHSAFSNSGQKCSATSLLVLEEEVYEDEEFKKTLVDAAASMAVGNPFEFKNKLGALADKPSAKVEKALNELAPYEEWALKPQFLENNPYLMTPGIKYGTKKGDFTHMNELFVPILSVMKAKDLKEAIEIVNSTGYGLTAGFESLDEREWEYFHTHIEAGNIYINKPTTGAIVLRQPFGGVKKSAIGFGRKVGIYNYITQFLDINTNEADENLLSNELVKALEKIDLNTNEENKKALNNAILMAKSYAYHHRNEFSVSKDYVNIRGEDNLFSYTKIKNLAFRVCENDNLQDILGVIIAANILNIPLSVSYEENDKISLVKELCKAINLNLEITNESKAQFVSRLKNFERIRYHGKVSVEDEIYQEAAKEAKIIIREKPLLNGRFELLFYHNEKALSISFHRYGNLGIRALNH; from the coding sequence ATGATACAAAAGTCCTTAGCTTTAGCTGAAGAATTACAAGGAAAAATAGAAGCAAACATTTCGAATTCTGAAAAAGAATTCCATGCTAAAATGCAAAAGCTTCTTAATAATCCTGAAAATAAAGTCATGCTAATCGAATTGCTTGACCGTTCTTTTAGATGTAAAGATAAAAGAGCAAGTTTTGAGCTTATCGAACATACTTTAAATAAATATGGTATAGCAGATTTTTTTAGCGCTTTTGAGAAATTCTTGCTCTTTAGCTTTTTAAATTTTGGTAAATTTGCACCTAATTTAAGCGTTCCATTTTTTGTAAAGCATTTAAGAGAAGATACTAAAGCTATGGTTTTGGATGCAAATCCTAGTGTTTTAGAACCTCATATGCGTAAAAGAAAAGATCAAGATAATATCACTTTAAATGTGAATTTAATCGGTGAAGAGGTTTTGGGTGAAGCAGAAAGCAAATACCGCATTCAAAAATATGAAGAAGCTTTAAAATCAAGCTATATTACTTATATTTCGATTAAAATCACTACTATTTTTTCACAAATTAATATTATTGACTTTGAATACTCCAAGGATGAAGTGGTTAAAAGACTTGATCATCTTTATGCTTTAGCCTTAGAAGAAGAAAAAAAGCAAGGCGTGAGCAAATTTATCAATCTTGACATGGAAGAATTTAGAGATTTAGAACTAACCGTTGCTGCTTTTATGGAAAGTGTTTCTAAATTTGATATTAAAGCGGGTATTGTTTTGCAAGCTTACATACCTGATTCTTACGAGTATCTTAAAAAACTTTTTGCTTTTTCAAAAGAAAGAGTTTTAAAAGGAATGAAGCCTATTAAAATTCGCTTTGTAAAAGGTGCAAATATGGAAAGCGAAGAGACGATCGCAAGTCAAAGAGGATGGGAGCTTCCTACTTTCTATAAAAAAATAGACACAGATAGTAACTACAACAAAATGCTAGATTTTGTTTTAGAGGGAGATAATTATAAATATATCAATGTAGGTATCGCAAGCCACAATATCTTTGAAATCGCTTATGCTTACACACGCATCAGTGAAGCAGGAGCTCTTGATTCTTTCACTTTTGAAATGCTTGAAGGTATGAGTTTGCAATGTTCTTATGAATTATCTAAAATGCATGATTTAATTCTTTATGCACCTGTTTGTGATGAAGCACATTTTAATAATGCCATTGCTTATCTTGTAAGACGCCTTGATGAAAATACAAGTGAAGATAATTTCATGAGATATTTTTTCAATCTCAAAGTTGGAGATAATAACTGGAATGTGCAAAAAGAGCTTTTCTTAAAATCTTTAGAAGGTATTAAAACACTTGATAATAGCACACACCGCACCCAAGATAGAAACAAAGCCCCAAATATAGTAAGTGCTTATGAAAGTGGAGTATTTAATAACGAAAGCGATACTGATTTTATTTTGCCACAAAATAGAGCATGGGCTAAAGTCATAAGAGCTAAATATGAAAATTTAGAAAATTATGATGTAATGCCTGTAATCGGAGATTTAGAATTTGATAAAAATACTTTAAATGTTTTAGAAGTTAAAGATAAAATTAAAGATAGAGTGATAGGAAAAGCTTATTTAGCAGGTGAAAATGAAATTAAAAAAGCTCTTGAAGTAGCTAAAAATTCTAATTTTAAAAATACAAGTTTTGATGAAATTCATGCTATTTTAGCTAAGGCTGCAAATTTGATGAGAGAGCGTCGTGGGGATTTGATAGGTTTGGCTGCGCTTGAGGTGGGAAAAACTTTCTTAGAAATTGATCCAGAAGTAAGCGAAGCTATCGATTTTACTGAATTTTATCCGCATTCTCTAAAGGTTTTAAGAGAGCAAAATAAAAATACTCAATTTAGCCCTAAAGGCATAGGGGTAACTATAGCTCCTTGGAATTTCCCTATAGGTATTTCAGTTGGAACTATAGCAGCACCATTAGCAGCGGGCAATGTCGTAATTTATAAGCCTTCTTCGCTTTCAACTTTAACAGGCTATATGCTTTGTAAATGTTTTTGGGATGCAGGAATTAGCAAAGATGCTTTGATTTTCTTACCTTCAAAAGGAAGCGATATTTCTAAATATTTACTTGTTGATGAAGCAGTGAAATTCTCTATTCTTACAGGTGGAGAAGATACGGCTTATGCTATGCTTAAAGCAAATCCTACCTTACTTTTAAGCGCTGAAACGGGTGGTAAAAATGCTACGATTGTTTCTAAATTTGCAGATCGTGACAGCGCGATTAAAAATATCATCCATTCTGCTTTTAGCAACAGCGGTCAAAAATGCTCGGCTACTTCTTTGCTTGTTTTAGAAGAAGAAGTTTATGAAGATGAAGAATTTAAAAAGACTTTAGTAGATGCAGCTGCTTCTATGGCTGTAGGAAATCCTTTTGAATTTAAAAATAAATTAGGTGCATTAGCAGATAAGCCTAGCGCTAAAGTAGAAAAAGCCTTAAATGAATTAGCGCCTTATGAAGAATGGGCTTTAAAACCTCAATTTTTAGAAAACAATCCTTATTTGATGACTCCAGGGATAAAATACGGTACCAAAAAAGGTGATTTCACTCATATGAATGAGCTTTTTGTACCGATTTTAAGTGTAATGAAAGCAAAAGATTTAAAAGAAGCTATAGAGATAGTCAATTCAACAGGCTATGGTCTTACTGCAGGGTTTGAGAGCTTAGATGAAAGAGAATGGGAGTATTTTCACACTCATATAGAAGCAGGAAATATCTATATCAATAAGCCTACAACAGGAGCTATAGTGCTTCGCCAACCTTTTGGTGGAGTGAAAAAATCTGCTATAGGTTTTGGTAGAAAAGTGGGAATTTATAATTATATAACCCAGTTTTTAGATATAAACACAAATGAAGCTGATGAAAATTTACTCAGCAACGAACTTGTCAAAGCTTTGGAAAAAATAGATCTTAATACAAATGAAGAAAACAAAAAAGCTTTAAACAATGCTATTTTGATGGCAAAATCTTATGCGTATCATCACAGAAATGAATTCAGTGTTTCAAAAGATTATGTCAATATCCGTGGCGAGGACAATCTCTTTTCTTATACTAAGATTAAAAATTTAGCTTTTAGGGTGTGCGAGAATGATAATTTACAAGATATTTTAGGGGTTATCATCGCGGCTAATATCTTAAATATCCCATTGAGCGTGAGCTATGAAGAAAACGATAAAATTTCTTTAGTAAAAGAACTTTGTAAAGCTATAAATCTAAACCTTGAAATCACAAATGAAAGCAAAGCTCAATTTGTTTCAAGATTGAAGAATTTTGAGAGAATTCGCTATCATGGAAAAGTGAGTGTGGAAGATGAAATTTATCAAGAAGCGGCAAAAGAAGCTAAGATTATCATCAGAGAAAAACCATTATTAAATGGTCGTTTTGAGCTTTTATTTTATCATAATGAAAAAGCTTTAAGTATATCTTTCCATCGCTATGGAAATTTAGGCATTAGAGCGCTAAATCATTAA
- a CDS encoding Carbamoyl-phosphate synthase small chain, with protein sequence MKAYIYVENDIFLTAKAFGKGGTFFGELVFNTSLTGYQEIISDPSYAGQFIIFSMPEIGIVGTNENDNESKEIFASGVLMRELSPTFSNFRAQKSLQEYLEENKKIGVYGLDTRYLVKMIRDSGNLRAVISTEISNKEELKAALEKSAKIDEINFVKEVSTKKSYIHDHGVWNSATQSYNKASKNTKKVAVIDYGVKANILNELVEVGLEVEVFPYDTKAEELIKLYQKGQIQGVFLSNGPGEPKILKQEIAEIKKMAEAKIPMLGICLGHQLLSNAFGYETYKMKFGQHGANHPVINLENKSVEITAQNHNYNVPEELCEVAIITHRNLFGDNVEGVRYKDYPIISVQHHPESSSGPHESKYIFKEFMNLM encoded by the coding sequence ATGAAAGCTTATATTTATGTAGAAAACGATATTTTTTTAACTGCTAAAGCTTTTGGCAAGGGTGGCACTTTTTTCGGTGAACTTGTATTTAATACTTCTTTAACAGGTTATCAAGAGATAATATCTGATCCTTCATACGCGGGACAATTTATCATTTTTTCTATGCCTGAAATAGGCATTGTAGGAACCAATGAAAACGACAACGAAAGTAAAGAAATTTTTGCAAGTGGCGTTTTAATGAGAGAATTAAGTCCTACTTTTTCAAACTTCCGTGCTCAAAAAAGTCTACAAGAATATCTAGAAGAAAATAAAAAAATAGGAGTTTATGGGCTAGATACTCGTTACTTGGTAAAAATGATAAGAGACAGTGGAAATTTAAGAGCAGTTATCTCAACTGAAATCTCTAACAAAGAAGAATTAAAAGCTGCTTTAGAAAAATCTGCAAAAATAGATGAAATCAATTTTGTAAAAGAAGTAAGTACTAAAAAATCTTACATTCATGATCATGGAGTTTGGAATAGTGCTACTCAAAGTTACAACAAGGCTTCAAAAAATACAAAAAAAGTTGCTGTTATTGATTATGGTGTGAAAGCAAATATCCTTAATGAGCTTGTAGAAGTGGGTTTAGAGGTAGAAGTTTTTCCTTATGATACTAAAGCAGAAGAGCTTATCAAGCTTTACCAAAAGGGTCAAATTCAAGGCGTATTTCTTTCAAATGGCCCAGGAGAGCCAAAAATTTTAAAACAAGAAATTGCCGAAATCAAAAAAATGGCCGAGGCTAAAATTCCTATGCTTGGAATTTGTTTAGGACATCAGCTTTTAAGCAATGCTTTTGGTTATGAAACTTATAAAATGAAATTTGGGCAACATGGAGCCAATCATCCTGTGATCAATTTAGAGAACAAAAGCGTTGAAATCACTGCTCAAAATCATAATTACAATGTTCCTGAAGAGCTTTGTGAAGTAGCAATTATCACACACAGAAATCTTTTTGGGGATAATGTCGAGGGTGTAAGATACAAAGACTATCCTATTATTTCGGTACAGCACCATCCTGAAAGTTCATCAGGTCCACACGAGAGTAAATACATCTTTAAAGAATTTATGAATCTAATGTGA
- a CDS encoding Putative periplasmic protein, protein MYKKILFLAFFISLVWGAEQDCEQYFEARKAQLELQTREFDEARQALEAYKASFEALQKERLENLNKREAEVNATLAQIENLKAQNAKLLEEQEKILNSINEKTEGRIKEIYSQMKDTAIADVLTQMDAEDASKIMLSLESRKISGVLSKMDPVKASELTLLLKNMDNNKSN, encoded by the coding sequence ATGTATAAGAAAATTTTATTTTTAGCTTTTTTCATAAGTTTAGTTTGGGGAGCTGAGCAAGATTGCGAGCAATATTTTGAGGCTAGAAAAGCACAGCTTGAGCTTCAAACAAGGGAATTTGATGAAGCAAGACAAGCTTTGGAGGCTTATAAGGCTTCTTTTGAAGCTTTGCAAAAAGAAAGACTTGAAAATTTAAATAAAAGAGAAGCTGAAGTAAATGCGACTTTGGCGCAGATTGAAAACTTAAAAGCACAAAATGCAAAACTTTTAGAAGAACAAGAAAAAATTTTAAATTCTATCAATGAAAAAACAGAAGGTAGAATTAAAGAAATTTATTCACAGATGAAAGATACCGCAATAGCTGATGTTTTAACTCAAATGGATGCTGAAGATGCGAGCAAGATTATGCTGTCTTTGGAGTCTAGAAAAATTTCAGGGGTGCTTTCTAAAATGGATCCTGTAAAGGCGAGTGAATTGACCTTATTGCTAAAAAATATGGACAATAATAAAAGCAATTAA
- a CDS encoding N-terminal HTH domain of molybdenum-binding protein family: protein MDKNKEILAYMKELLNSNEKLDCGTAFKIAKKFDVAIEEIGKIADINGIRIDNCELGQFGHLDFEKAKIEVLRSVESSLDEKRKIFCKDARNIAKEGCGLKSMRSALKAYKIDVKYCQLGCFKEKKGKQFVVRTKTWIENADGDLLFGKGKTELLELIGQTGSLLHASKLMGINYKKAWMHLQVLQKNSQEILVSSRQGRSKESGTKLTPRAMELMENYATLQKDIEEYANKRFKELFFKHKK from the coding sequence TAAAAATAAAGAAATACTAGCTTATATGAAAGAGCTTTTAAATAGCAATGAAAAGCTTGATTGTGGAACGGCTTTTAAAATCGCTAAAAAATTTGATGTAGCTATAGAAGAGATAGGTAAAATAGCAGATATCAATGGAATTCGCATTGATAATTGTGAGCTTGGGCAATTTGGCCATCTTGATTTTGAAAAAGCAAAAATAGAAGTTTTAAGAAGTGTAGAATCTAGCTTGGACGAAAAGCGTAAAATTTTTTGTAAAGATGCAAGAAATATTGCCAAAGAGGGTTGTGGATTAAAATCCATGCGTTCTGCTTTAAAAGCATATAAAATCGATGTAAAATATTGCCAACTTGGTTGTTTTAAAGAAAAAAAAGGCAAGCAGTTTGTAGTTAGGACTAAGACTTGGATAGAAAATGCAGACGGAGATTTGCTTTTTGGAAAAGGAAAAACCGAGCTTTTAGAACTCATAGGACAAACAGGAAGTTTGCTTCATGCTTCAAAACTTATGGGGATAAATTATAAAAAAGCTTGGATGCATTTACAAGTTTTACAAAAAAATTCTCAAGAAATTTTAGTAAGTTCAAGACAAGGTCGCTCTAAAGAGTCAGGCACTAAACTTACACCAAGGGCTATGGAGCTTATGGAAAATTATGCTACTTTGCAAAAAGATATCGAAGAATATGCCAATAAGCGTTTTAAAGAATTATTTTTTAAGCATAAAAAATAA
- a CDS encoding Proline/sodium symporter PutP (TC 2.A.21.2.1) @ Propionate/sodium symporter: METVQINTPIAIMFVAYAALMLYIGFYFYRQNKNTEDYFLGGRSLGPVVSALSAGASDMSGWLLMGLPGALYASGLIESYIAIGLSIGALLNWSFVAKRLRIYTSVIANSITIPDYFETRFDDDKHILRIVCAIVILIFFTFYVSSGLVGGAKLFEATFGIRYEYALTTGTLIIVAYTFLGGYKAVCWTDMLQGLLMMGALIVVPAVMLYHLGGFGEAMTVIEEIKPNALSMGEGIGALSIVSALAWGLGYFGQPHILVRFMSIRSTKDIPTATFVGISWMVISLIGACFIGLLGIAYVHKFELTLQDPEKIFIVMSQLLFNPWIAGILLSAILAAIMSTASSQLLVSSSTIAEDFYKRIFNKEASNKTVMNLGRIGVLLVALVAFVISTDKESSVLSIVAYAWAGFGASFGSVMLFSLFWSRMTRIGAILGMITGAAVVVLWKNYLAELFNFPIYEIVPGFVAASAVIIIASLLTKVRPGTKAAYERMLKEL; the protein is encoded by the coding sequence ATGGAAACAGTTCAAATTAATACCCCCATAGCGATAATGTTTGTGGCATACGCCGCTTTGATGCTTTATATAGGTTTTTATTTTTATAGACAAAATAAAAATACAGAGGATTATTTCCTAGGTGGGCGTTCTTTAGGTCCAGTAGTTTCTGCGTTAAGTGCAGGAGCTTCTGATATGAGCGGTTGGCTTTTGATGGGTTTGCCAGGGGCTTTGTATGCAAGTGGACTTATAGAGAGTTATATTGCTATAGGGCTTAGCATCGGAGCTTTATTGAATTGGAGTTTTGTAGCAAAAAGACTTAGAATTTATACAAGTGTGATTGCAAATTCTATTACAATACCTGATTATTTTGAAACAAGATTTGACGATGATAAGCATATCTTGCGTATAGTTTGTGCGATCGTTATTCTGATATTTTTCACCTTTTATGTTTCATCAGGACTTGTGGGTGGAGCAAAATTATTTGAAGCGACTTTTGGTATAAGATATGAATACGCACTTACCACAGGAACACTTATCATTGTTGCTTATACTTTCTTAGGCGGATATAAAGCAGTTTGTTGGACGGATATGCTTCAAGGACTTTTGATGATGGGTGCATTGATTGTCGTTCCTGCTGTTATGCTTTATCATCTAGGTGGTTTTGGTGAGGCTATGACTGTTATAGAAGAAATCAAGCCTAATGCTTTATCTATGGGTGAGGGCATAGGAGCGTTAAGTATCGTTTCCGCGCTTGCTTGGGGCTTAGGATATTTTGGACAACCTCATATTTTGGTACGTTTTATGTCTATTCGTTCTACCAAAGATATCCCTACGGCTACATTTGTAGGAATTTCTTGGATGGTGATTTCTTTGATAGGTGCTTGTTTTATAGGACTTTTAGGGATTGCTTATGTGCACAAATTTGAGCTTACTCTTCAAGATCCTGAAAAAATCTTTATTGTGATGTCACAACTTTTATTTAATCCATGGATAGCAGGTATTTTACTCAGTGCTATTTTGGCTGCTATTATGAGTACGGCAAGTTCGCAACTTCTTGTATCAAGTTCTACTATAGCAGAGGATTTTTATAAAAGAATTTTCAACAAAGAAGCATCCAATAAAACTGTGATGAATTTGGGAAGAATCGGTGTTTTATTGGTGGCATTAGTTGCTTTTGTGATTTCAACAGATAAAGAATCAAGTGTTTTAAGTATCGTAGCTTATGCATGGGCGGGATTTGGGGCAAGTTTTGGTTCTGTAATGCTTTTCTCTTTATTTTGGAGTAGAATGACAAGAATAGGAGCGATTTTAGGGATGATAACAGGAGCTGCTGTGGTTGTTCTTTGGAAAAATTATCTAGCAGAGCTCTTTAATTTCCCTATTTATGAGATAGTTCCAGGATTTGTAGCTGCTTCAGCAGTGATAATCATCGCAAGTTTGCTTACTAAAGTTCGCCCAGGAACTAAAGCTGCATATGAAAGAATGCTAAAAGAACTTTAA
- a CDS encoding Selenide,water dikinase @ selenocysteine-containing, with amino-acid sequence MQTSPALLSDIGNNEDASVFQISPELALVQTLDFITPIVDSAYHFGAIAAANALSDVFAMGAEVINALNIVGFDTCHHELNVLQELLQGANDKVQECGGIIVGGHTIESGELFFGLSVTGKVHPKKFIANNTAKEGDLILLTKPLGTGILSTALKAQMLEEKHLDRMLESMMGLNYKSSQIALRFGVNAMSDVTGFGFLGHLREMLNDSISFTVFKNELPYLEGVKEYFDMGLIPGGAYKNLDFIQEFYPNLNEEDLLLCDPQTSGGLLIAIEEKKALECLKALEDENIKAKIVAKAVAKQDDRFIFS; translated from the coding sequence ATGCAAACAAGCCCAGCTTTACTCAGTGATATCGGCAATAATGAAGACGCAAGTGTTTTTCAAATTAGTCCTGAATTAGCCTTAGTGCAAACGCTTGATTTCATCACACCTATAGTAGATAGTGCTTATCATTTTGGTGCTATTGCTGCAGCCAATGCTTTAAGTGATGTGTTTGCTATGGGTGCAGAGGTGATTAATGCTTTAAATATAGTGGGTTTTGATACTTGCCATCATGAATTAAATGTCTTGCAAGAATTATTACAAGGTGCAAATGACAAGGTTCAAGAATGTGGTGGCATTATCGTTGGTGGACATACTATAGAAAGTGGTGAGCTTTTTTTTGGACTTAGTGTAACAGGAAAGGTACACCCTAAAAAATTTATTGCTAATAATACCGCTAAAGAAGGGGATTTGATTCTTTTAACCAAGCCTCTAGGGACGGGTATTTTAAGTACAGCTTTAAAAGCTCAAATGTTAGAAGAAAAACATTTAGATCGTATGCTTGAAAGCATGATGGGTTTAAATTATAAATCCAGTCAAATTGCACTTCGTTTCGGGGTTAATGCCATGAGTGATGTTACAGGTTTTGGTTTTTTAGGGCATTTAAGAGAGATGTTAAATGATAGCATTTCATTTACAGTTTTTAAAAATGAACTTCCTTATTTAGAGGGTGTGAAAGAATATTTTGATATGGGTTTGATTCCTGGTGGAGCTTATAAAAATTTAGATTTCATTCAAGAGTTTTATCCTAATTTAAATGAGGAAGATTTGCTGCTTTGTGATCCTCAAACTTCAGGAGGACTCTTAATCGCTATAGAAGAGAAAAAAGCTTTAGAATGTCTTAAGGCTTTAGAAGATGAAAATATTAAAGCTAAAATTGTTGCCAAAGCAGTAGCTAAACAAGATGATAGATTTATATTTTCTTAA
- a CDS encoding membrane protein — MNSFKQKYLINFWDNSRAMITLGILSAVYFGIFGGVWAVTGEMTRWGGEFLELLGMDLNGYSYYQKQNLNGTPLTRTDGIMLIGMFIGCLIAALWANKVKFRLPASNIRIFQAIVGGILSGYGARLAFGCNLANFFTGLPYFSLHTWFFGVFMVLGIYLGVKLCNTSFFKPKAKLQCANKENIPLLKQNSRAKFHFVLGSILFVAFLIWVFYLVLVNGNISTQSKQSLLALALIFGFAFGFIISRGQICFTACFRDLFLFGRENAVKGALIGMIIASLIAFAFILHGHNSKLIELSPAVAIGAFLFGFGIVFAGGCECGWTYRACEGQSHFMIVGIANVIGTMILALTYDSLPSAFKEGVKINLLNEFGNLGGFFINLALFILMFACVLFYKKHFFQKLNQKG; from the coding sequence TTGAATTCTTTCAAACAAAAATACTTAATCAATTTTTGGGACAATTCCCGCGCTATGATAACGCTTGGAATTTTAAGTGCAGTATACTTTGGAATTTTTGGCGGTGTTTGGGCTGTTACGGGAGAAATGACGCGTTGGGGTGGAGAATTTTTAGAGCTTTTGGGTATGGATTTGAATGGATATTCTTATTATCAAAAGCAAAATTTAAATGGCACTCCTTTAACAAGAACCGATGGAATCATGCTTATAGGCATGTTTATAGGTTGTTTAATCGCTGCACTTTGGGCTAATAAAGTCAAATTTCGCTTACCTGCTAGCAATATAAGAATCTTTCAAGCTATAGTAGGCGGAATTCTTTCAGGCTATGGCGCAAGACTTGCCTTTGGGTGTAACTTGGCAAATTTTTTTACAGGCTTACCTTATTTTTCATTACATACTTGGTTTTTTGGTGTTTTTATGGTTTTGGGAATTTATCTTGGTGTAAAACTTTGTAACACTTCCTTTTTTAAACCTAAAGCAAAATTACAATGTGCAAATAAAGAAAACATTCCTTTGCTCAAACAAAACTCGCGTGCGAAATTTCATTTTGTTTTAGGTAGTATTCTTTTTGTAGCCTTTTTAATATGGGTGTTTTATCTTGTGCTTGTTAATGGTAATATAAGCACACAAAGCAAACAAAGTCTTTTAGCTTTAGCACTCATTTTTGGCTTTGCATTTGGTTTTATCATCTCTAGGGGACAAATTTGCTTTACTGCTTGCTTTAGAGATTTGTTCTTGTTTGGCAGAGAAAATGCTGTAAAAGGTGCTTTAATCGGTATGATAATCGCTTCTTTGATCGCTTTTGCTTTCATTTTACATGGACACAATAGCAAACTCATCGAACTCTCTCCCGCAGTGGCCATTGGGGCATTTTTATTTGGTTTTGGTATAGTTTTCGCAGGAGGTTGTGAATGCGGATGGACTTATCGTGCTTGTGAGGGACAAAGTCATTTTATGATAGTAGGTATTGCAAATGTGATAGGAACGATGATTTTAGCTCTAACTTATGACTCTTTACCTAGCGCTTTTAAAGAGGGTGTAAAAATTAACTTACTCAATGAATTTGGAAATTTAGGTGGATTTTTCATAAATCTAGCTCTTTTTATTTTAATGTTTGCTTGTGTTTTATTTTATAAAAAACACTTCTTTCAAAAACTAAACCAAAAAGGATAA